A window of the Lactuca sativa cultivar Salinas chromosome 7, Lsat_Salinas_v11, whole genome shotgun sequence genome harbors these coding sequences:
- the LOC111907974 gene encoding uncharacterized protein LOC111907974, with translation MPKIPLWDLPELPKNELPLHLQLQKTRVFCNNDAPTHTENIHYSGAYASMGIDNSLRLDEFKKNFKVKVIKLNEDDMEFDLIGIDASIANAFRRILISELPTMAIEKVLVANSSSVVQDEVLAHRLGLIPIKVDPRLFDYMSENDVPNEKNCIVFKLHFKNPRGSGERRTVYSNDLKWLPFGSEYVLPTENSNSSDPNSKPKTYTSYTSSQDSLPEFSTNPITVTPGIIISKLGPGQEIELEAHACKGLGKTHAKWSPVATAWYRMLPEVILLKDIEDDDAEELVKKCPVNVFDIEDIAKGRKRATVARPRACTLCRECIREPGWEEKVALRRVKDHFIFTIESTGALPPEVLFTEAVQILEDKCERVITEMS, from the exons ATGCCAAAAATTCCGCTTTGGGATTTGCCGGAACTGCCCAAGAATGAGCTTCCTCTTCACCTCCAACTCCAGAAGACTCGCGTCTTCTGCAACAACGATGCTCCCACTCAT ACAGAGAATATACACTATTCTGGAGCATATGCATCAATGGGGATTGATAACAGCTTAAGGCTTGACGAGTTTAAGAAAAACTTCAAAGTTAAGGTCATTAAACTCAACGAAGATGACATGGAGTTTGATTTGATTGGGATTGATGCTTCTATCGCGAATGCTTTTAGAAGAATCCTCATCTCCGAG CTTCCCACCATGGCCATAGAGAAGGTTCTTGTTGCAAACAGTTCATCAGTAGTACAAGACGAAGTGCTTGCCCACAGACTTGGTCTCATACCAATAAAAGTGGATCCGAGGCTGTTTGATTATATGTCAG aAAATGATGTTCCTAATGAGAAAAACTGCATTGTCTTCAAACTCCATTTCAAGAATCCTCGAGGATCCGGTGAACGACGCACAGTGTACTCTAATGATCTCAAATGGTTGCCATTTGGTAGTGAATACGTTTTGCCAACTGAAAATTCAAATTCTTCAGATCCAAATTCAAAACCAAAAACATACACATCATATACTTCCAGCCAGGACTCATTGCCTGAGTTCTCCACCAATCCTATTACTGTCACTCCTGGTATCATTATATCAAAGCTTGGACCCGGGCAG GAGATTGAGCTAGAAGCACATGCGTGTAAAGGCCTTGGTAAAACACATGCCAAATGGTCTCCTGTGGCTACTGCTTGGTATAGAATGCTACCTGAG GTTATATTGTTGAAAGACATTGAGGATGATGATGCTGAGGAACTTGTAAAGAAATGCCCGGTGAATGTGTTTGACATTGAGGATATTGCTAAAG GTAGGAAGAGGGCAACCGTGGCTAGACCAAGGGCTTGTACCCTTTGTAGGGAATGCATTAGGGAGCCTGGATGGGAGGAAAAGGTGGCACTTCGACGTGTCAAAGATCATTTTATCT TCACTATAGAATCGACTGGAGCATTGCCACCTGAGGTGCTGTTCACTGAAGCTGTGCAGATCTTGGAAGATAAGTGTGAACGTGTTATAACTGAGATGTCGTAG